In Brettanomyces bruxellensis chromosome 7, complete sequence, the sequence aactagttgtattgcaaaataggctatcgggtctcgtcccttcgtagaagaaacaagttatataaaaagaggtaaagtaaagtaaaaataaaaaggaaaataaagtgaggtaatcatacataataaaaaaaaaaagatttaattctcagaaacagaattatgatcgcgcataaattatttttctgctgattccctaacatacacagttagtgcattttatccaggattgtctctattagatattattctaaatcttcgttattttagaataagttcagatctcaaaacaaataaatctaatgacatataataatagattacctaatactaggtaatattctcatatgtccgacagaGGTCCTTACCCTCTGGTAATGAGAgaaggatggaaagaaatctgaagaaagaaagatacgagaagtatcagataagaatcttattaatctattatatatcttcagacggatttggtaatcatctaaagaatccttatatTTCAGGttataaaaaataatattttgttaccttcagtccgaccATTTACAAAGGACAAGACTGTCCCAGTGTCCGAGTGGTTAAGGAGCCGCCCTGCTAAGGCGGTGGGCTCTGCCTGCACAGGTTCGAATCCTGTCTGTGACGTTTTTTTGAGAtttaagtttttttttaacattTTACCTTTCTCCTTTTGATTAACCGACAGGTTGATGAATTATCTGCTCAGCATTCAATAAGTAACATATCTAACAGTTGCATTGATTTACATTGTATTTAAAGATGCTTGACCAATAGTAATTTTCCATTTAAATCAAGCTGGTGCTTCGAATCAATATGAACAGGCGTTTTAGTATCTTCACCAAAGCCATGCTTTCTTGCGTATGCAATTAGCCATTGATCATTCTTTCTATCAGCAAGTAGAAATATGCGATGAAGCAATCTCTTCTCGGTAGTCATCTTTTCCACATAACTGATCAATGCATTTTCTAAGCCATACTTATGAGCATAAGCCGGCAATACCTTTAAAACTGATATAATTAAACCAATTGGAACACTAGAGTTCTGAGGTTGAAAAACATTTGAAACCACAAAGCCAACAGGAACTTCATCAAAGTAAACATATTGGGCCAATTCACCTAACTCTTTGCATTCCTTAATAAACTTTTCCGAGTAGATTTCTGGAGATGAGATTTTACTCAATTGACCCAAATTGTTGGCAGTTAGATTATCGGTTGCAATATGTGCCATTACACTAGAGCTTGAATGTGACTTTTGTGGATCTGGAAAAGTCAAGCGTGGAAAGGTTATCGAAAAATAACTAATATTCTCCAGACAGATAGATAAATAGATAAAGCAAAGCTGTCTTTCGAACTCGGTAAaattttcctgcttttcaCTCGAATTAGATCTCAATGCTCCAGCGATGCCAAAATtacgatcgacgcgtcaATATAAATACACTCATGAATCATTAAAAGCCGGTTAAAGCAACCAACAGCTTAAAGATTGACCTACATACAACATGGACAATGATTATTCATAAGTGACTCTTTATTTAGTACAATAAATTATGTAAGAAAAATCTTGGAAATCAATCCATCACATGTGCCTGATTCTTACTTTTGGAATAGTCTGCTTCACTCACCAAATTTCCAACGACTGGATACTTTCCTTTGAACATATTCTCCCAATTGCGCAGAGTCGACCATTCATTTTCAGTAAGATCCGAAAGATCATCTATTGGCTGATCCCAAGTTGGAATAACTTCTAATTCAAAAGAGTTTTTGGCCAATCCTCTAGAAGCATCATGACCAGCAAAGTTCGAGTAAGGGCCAGATGGTCCATAAAACCGCCTTCCAGAACTCACGTCATAAACTTTGCCGTTCACAGCCATAAAAATCTTCTCGAGATCAAATCCGTTATAATTTGAAAGCATCTTTGGAGTGTAGTCTTGGATCACTGTTGGTTCATCATACTCTTCCTTCGTTTTTCCTGCTGTGTCTATTTCTTTGACCACATCGACAGTAGAGACCttcgaaaagaaaagattcttcaaaaggagaaagacCACAATAGCAACGACAACTATTAATAGGAAGTCTGTCATGTCTGCTATTACTAGGCTTTGAAAATAAACGGACTTGTTGTGTTAAGGTTATATATGTTAATTTACTCTGGATTCGATGACTTTTATATGTGAACACACAATAATTGGCGGATCTTGaatgctatttttttttttcaattgttAATAACCTCCGTGACGCCAACTCGTATAGTTGAAATATAGTTGAAGCCCAAACGAtgccaacaaaaaaaaaataatcgCGGATCCAAGGGGATAAAAAGGATCGAAGCATCCGTACACTGAAATATAACATATAGATCTGTCTTGACACATGAAATTTGCATACTTGATAAAATGAGATAGTACAAAGAACAAGGAGGATAACATGAAATGAATTTCCTGCAAAGTTATTCCCCCTGAGCGAGTTCTAAAATGATGGAATTTTGAGAAAGAGCATCAATGAATTTCTGTCACTCTAATCATGAAAAGTCGACATCATCAGTTCGATAGTTATCAAGCACAATTCTATAGATAAAGTTTGGTGAGAAACCACCAATGTTTGTGATGTAGATATCGATAAATTCGGGTGGAACGTAATCTAGCACAGGATTTGTCACTTCACACTTACCAACAAGGTCGCTATCTTTGTAAGGTAAGACCTTACCAGAATTTCCAACTTCTATAAGTGTATCTCTGTCAAATGGGTAATTTGGAGAGAATTTATACAATCCAGCCACTGCAAAAACAGGCGTACGGTATTCTTTAGCACATTCACAAGCGGTGGCAACGCCTGACGCTGTCACACAACCTCCATTGGCAAAAACAGCTCTCGCACCAATAAGAACCTTTCCCACACGTGACATAACAGCATAAATAGTAGAGTCTGGAATTATAACTGTCTCAATATTGGCCTCCGCAAGCTTTTTAGCTGCTTTATGACAGAGTTTAATATCATTTGGGTAGTTCTCTGTAATCAAAACGGTGAATTTCCGCTTCAAGCTGGCCTTAAGCAAAAATTTAAGGACAGTCTCGGATCCAGGAGTCGGCGTAAGTAACACCTCATTGTCATGTATCATTTCCACTGTCATTTGTGCTATGTTCTCATGAACAGATGCAATCTCATCTATCAAATCTCTTATTCCTTGAATCACTATGGATCTTAAATCGTCCTTTCTCTCTATTTTCCTTGTATTTTGGCCCTGCTGTGCATTATTCTCCTGCTCTTGCTTGTCCGGTGGAGGAACCAAAAGGCGAAACATTGCTGTATTAACAGGTGCATTATCTGCAGAAGCTGAAGCACTTCTATCACTAATTTCATCTCGCACCAGCGCTAAAACTCTTCTCAAAACATTACCAGCTGCGAATTCACGAGGCTGTGCCTTGACTATACGTTGCCCAATACTTCTTATAAGTGCAATAAACTCCTCTGGACTTTGCCAAcgtgaagaagaagtgaCTCTCATAAGAAATTGACATGTTTCGTGTGCAACTTGATAGGAACCTGTGAtttgtcttcttttaaGTTTGTTGACAAACGAGTCAACCAATATGTCGAGTTTATGTTCGCTTGATGACATTAtggatatatttttatattaaatttaGGAGtcttgctcttttctttaagtAAAGATATCATATCATTAGATAGGAAATCTGGTGATTCGAAGCTTGAAGTGGAATTTTTTTACCCCTTCTTCTGACTCAactcacaaaaaaaaatactaaaAAATGCCGAAGATTTACTTTAAGATTTTCAGTTTACCAAATAGTGAACCGGAAGGGGGTATCGCTTGTGGGATCAAGTACATACTGTAAaatctttaaaaaaatcatCTATTAAATGATAATTATGTTAAacatagaagaaaatatagaCAGAATCGGATTTTGCCATAAACATTAGTCCCGAAGGACATCAAGTAAGCTTAAACTTTAGAATCAGCTTGAAATCCCTCTTTTACCAATTGTAACGTATCAAACTCTAAATTCAAGCCATCAACTACTTATCGCAGCTGCAAATGGGAATTCGCAACTCCAAATCAATGAAATGTGACCCTATTTCATTAGAAGAAGCATCCGTGTATGCATGCAGTATCTCTTGAATCGTATCGTAACGGTTAATTGAACTTCCATTCTTCAGAGTAAGTATACACTTTTCCGCAACAACACTTGGAAGATGGTGCTTTATCAAGGTACTAAGCTCTTGTGTGCAAATTTCAGGATTATCGATAT encodes:
- a CDS encoding uncharacterized protein (BUSCO:EOG09264Z3D) is translated as MTDFLLIVVVAIVVFLLLKNLFFSKVSTVDVVKEIDTAGKTKEEYDEPTVIQDYTPKMLSNYNGFDLEKIFMAVNGKVYDVSSGRRFYGPSGPYSNFAGHDASRGLAKNSFELEVIPTWDQPIDDLSDLTENEWSTLRNWENMFKGKYPVVGNLVSEADYSKSKNQAHVMD